The following coding sequences are from one Clostridioides difficile ATCC 9689 = DSM 1296 window:
- a CDS encoding cell wall-binding glycosyl-hydrolase Cwp19, which translates to MKKISILVLSLIMTLTMCSVSSFADSSNDKEMRAAWISTVYNLDWPKTKNNEAKQKKEYTDLLDKLKSVGINTAVVQVRPKSDALYKSNINPWSEYLTGTQGKDPGYDPLPFLIEEAHKRGMEFHAWFNPYRITMADESIDKLPANHPAKKNPSWVVKHGNKYYYDPGLPEVRKYIVDSIAEVVQNYDIDGVHFDDYFYPGVSFNDTATYQKYGKGQNKDNWRRENVNTLLRDVKASIKSIKPNVVFGVSPAGIWRNKSSDPTGSDTSGNESYVGTYADTRAWIKQGLIDYVVPQLYWPIGLKAADYSKLVAWWANEVKGTNVDLYIGQGIYKQGQSSYGGQNIAKEIVQQVTLNRKYSEIKGSMYFSAKDIANSTSIQKDLKSLYSSSEEPVTPPSNVKVEKLRGDERYDTAVAISKKGWATNSDTVVLVNGYSIVDGITSTPLATSNDAPILLVNKDNIPTSTKNELKRLNPSKVILIGGNNSIGDKVESEIKDTLSNVSINRVGGSDRYSTSLMIAKELVKTNPVEKLYITSGTGEADSLSIASKAGEEKQPIVLVSKDNVSDEVYNWISDLKVKDAYFIGGNLSISDSVINKLDKVITNDVSKNRIAGENREETNGKVIQKFYPNAEYSSMFVSKSNQLVDALTSGPLAAKLKSPVVMLGNSVTSAQKTALEPKKTTLVYEAGDGINQNTLNTFLNLVK; encoded by the coding sequence ATGAAAAAAATAAGTATATTAGTATTATCATTGATAATGACACTTACTATGTGTAGTGTAAGTTCATTTGCTGATTCATCAAATGATAAGGAAATGAGAGCTGCTTGGATATCTACAGTTTATAATTTAGACTGGCCTAAGACTAAGAATAATGAAGCCAAGCAAAAAAAGGAATACACAGATTTATTGGACAAATTAAAAAGTGTAGGAATAAATACAGCAGTGGTTCAAGTAAGACCAAAATCAGATGCTTTATATAAATCAAATATAAACCCATGGTCTGAATATCTTACCGGTACACAAGGTAAAGACCCTGGATATGACCCATTACCATTTTTAATAGAAGAAGCACATAAAAGAGGAATGGAATTTCATGCATGGTTTAATCCATATAGAATAACTATGGCAGATGAGAGCATAGATAAATTGCCAGCAAATCATCCAGCAAAGAAAAATCCAAGCTGGGTAGTTAAACATGGAAATAAGTATTACTACGACCCAGGTTTACCAGAAGTTAGAAAGTACATAGTGGATAGTATAGCAGAAGTAGTTCAAAATTACGATATAGATGGAGTTCATTTTGATGATTACTTCTATCCAGGAGTAAGTTTCAATGATACTGCAACATACCAAAAATATGGAAAAGGACAAAATAAGGATAATTGGAGAAGAGAAAATGTAAATACTCTACTTAGAGATGTAAAAGCGTCTATAAAGAGTATAAAGCCTAATGTTGTATTTGGTGTAAGCCCAGCAGGTATATGGAGAAATAAGAGTAGTGACCCAACAGGTTCAGATACATCAGGTAATGAAAGTTATGTAGGTACATATGCAGATACAAGAGCATGGATAAAACAAGGATTGATTGACTATGTAGTTCCACAACTTTACTGGCCAATTGGTCTTAAAGCAGCAGATTATTCTAAATTAGTGGCATGGTGGGCTAATGAAGTAAAAGGAACAAATGTAGACTTATACATAGGACAAGGTATATATAAGCAAGGTCAATCGAGTTATGGTGGACAAAATATAGCAAAAGAAATAGTACAACAAGTAACATTAAATAGAAAGTATAGTGAAATAAAAGGTAGTATGTATTTCTCAGCTAAAGATATAGCAAATAGTACTTCTATACAAAAGGATTTAAAGAGTTTATATTCTAGTAGTGAAGAACCAGTTACTCCACCATCTAATGTTAAAGTGGAGAAATTAAGAGGCGACGAAAGATATGACACAGCAGTAGCAATAAGTAAAAAAGGTTGGGCTACAAATTCAGATACAGTAGTATTAGTAAATGGGTACTCTATAGTTGATGGTATAACATCAACACCACTTGCTACATCAAATGATGCTCCTATACTATTGGTAAATAAGGATAATATACCTACATCCACTAAGAATGAGTTAAAAAGACTTAATCCAAGTAAAGTTATTTTAATTGGAGGAAATAACTCTATTGGAGATAAAGTTGAGAGTGAGATAAAAGATACATTGTCAAATGTATCAATAAATAGAGTTGGTGGTTCAGATAGATATAGTACATCTTTAATGATAGCAAAAGAATTAGTAAAAACTAATCCAGTAGAAAAACTATATATAACAAGTGGTACAGGTGAAGCAGATTCTCTTTCTATAGCTTCAAAAGCAGGAGAAGAAAAGCAACCAATAGTATTAGTATCAAAAGATAATGTAAGTGATGAAGTTTACAATTGGATATCAGATTTAAAAGTAAAAGATGCTTATTTTATAGGTGGTAATCTAAGTATATCTGATTCAGTAATAAATAAGCTGGATAAGGTCATTACAAATGATGTATCTAAAAATAGAATAGCTGGAGAAAATAGAGAAGAAACAAATGGAAAAGTAATACAAAAATTCTATCCAAATGCTGAATATTCATCAATGTTTGTAAGTAAAAGTAATCAATTGGTAGATGCATTAACATCAGGTCCTTTAGCAGCTAAATTAAAATCACCAGTAGTTATGCTTGGAAATAGTGTAACATCTGCTCAGAAAACTGCTTTAGAGCCTAAGAAAACTACTCTAGTATACGAAGCTGGAGATGGTATAAATCAAAACACATTAAACACTTTCTTAAACTTAGTTAAGTAA
- a CDS encoding C40 family peptidase has translation MMNIKNKKHILKKFIAMVLIAGVVTVEAGAITASAAEPTNSPMSATVDQCDFLNVRSGASANDAVVGKINTGDKVEVLELHSNGWIKIKSVDNVTGWVNGDYLTIQGGNVDAKVQNVLNLAFKQQGKPYKWGATGPNSFDCSGFTSYVYKNGAGVNLPRVSRSQATVGKKVSRAELKPGDLVFFGSGGSINHVGLYVGDSKFIHSPQTGDVVKVTSMAPGTNYAKRLITATRVLQ, from the coding sequence ATGATGAATATTAAAAATAAAAAACATATATTGAAAAAATTTATAGCTATGGTGTTAATAGCAGGAGTTGTCACAGTAGAAGCAGGAGCAATAACGGCTAGTGCAGCAGAGCCAACTAATTCACCTATGAGTGCAACAGTAGACCAGTGTGATTTTTTAAATGTAAGAAGTGGAGCTAGTGCAAATGATGCAGTAGTAGGAAAGATAAACACAGGAGACAAAGTTGAAGTTTTAGAATTACATTCAAATGGATGGATTAAAATAAAAAGTGTTGACAATGTTACAGGATGGGTAAATGGAGATTATTTAACTATTCAAGGTGGAAATGTAGATGCAAAGGTACAAAATGTTTTAAACTTAGCATTTAAGCAACAAGGTAAGCCATATAAATGGGGAGCAACTGGACCAAATTCTTTTGATTGTTCTGGGTTCACTTCTTATGTCTATAAAAATGGAGCAGGAGTTAATTTACCAAGAGTATCAAGATCACAAGCAACAGTAGGAAAGAAAGTATCAAGAGCAGAATTAAAACCAGGAGATTTAGTTTTCTTTGGTTCAGGTGGTTCAATAAATCACGTTGGATTGTATGTAGGAGATTCTAAATTCATACATTCACCACAAACAGGAGATGTAGTAAAAGTTACTAGCATGGCTCCAGGAACTAATTATGCAAAAAGACTTATAACTGCTACACGTGTTTTACAATAA
- a CDS encoding polysaccharide biosynthesis protein translates to MRESIDLEKESFFNRLFKKYKFRHLTLLILDICSVLVAFRMSLSLTGNLNAFTTNDIIISVCIYIVLHIVSFRLFKCYNTLWRYAGEEEIISIFVATLAYLIPIYIINKLLGFDYPIMFYVLNTIFIIMFTSGARIAYRAIRIVMNKTYSRGKVSNILIIGAGDAGEMVIQELKRNPELKKVAVAIIDDDKNKIGRIIHNVKIVGTTSDIKDVVEKYNVDEIIFSIANIEKRRKKDIIDICKNTNCKIKTIPGIYEIIDGKVDIKQIREVEIEDLLGREPIKTNLREISNYIEGKVILITGGGGSIGSELCRQIAGFNPKELIIVDNYENNAYSIQQELLRKYKNKLDLKTVIASIREEKRMDEIFNKYKPEVVFHAAAHKHVPLMESSPGEAIKNNIFGTLNIAGLSSKYRAKKFVLISTDKAVNPTNIMGATKRAAEMIIQTMNAESQTEFVAVRFGNVLGSNGSVIPLFKKQIEDGGPVTVTHPDIIRYFMTIPEAVGLVIQAGAMAKGGEIFVLDMGEPVRILDLAKNLIKFSGFEPDVDIKIEFSGLRPGEKLYEELLMSEEGLLDTEHKKIFIGRPIDVDREKITKYLKLLREITNNEEVEKIDGIMRELVPTYIKPEDANIKEIATTREK, encoded by the coding sequence ATGCGAGAAAGTATAGATTTAGAGAAAGAAAGCTTTTTTAATAGGCTTTTTAAAAAATATAAATTTAGACATTTAACACTATTAATTCTAGATATTTGTAGCGTACTAGTAGCGTTTCGAATGTCTTTAAGCTTGACAGGTAATTTAAATGCATTTACCACTAATGATATAATAATTTCAGTGTGTATATATATAGTACTTCATATAGTATCATTTAGATTGTTTAAGTGCTACAACACATTATGGAGATATGCAGGAGAAGAAGAAATTATATCTATTTTTGTGGCAACTTTAGCTTATTTAATTCCGATTTATATAATAAATAAATTATTAGGGTTTGATTATCCTATAATGTTTTATGTATTAAATACAATATTTATTATAATGTTTACAAGTGGCGCAAGAATAGCCTATAGAGCTATAAGAATAGTCATGAACAAGACATATTCTAGAGGAAAGGTTTCAAATATCCTTATAATTGGTGCAGGAGATGCAGGAGAAATGGTTATACAGGAACTAAAAAGAAATCCAGAACTTAAAAAAGTAGCAGTGGCTATAATTGATGATGATAAAAATAAAATTGGAAGAATAATCCATAATGTGAAAATTGTAGGAACAACTTCAGATATAAAAGATGTGGTAGAAAAGTACAATGTAGATGAGATAATCTTTTCAATAGCAAACATAGAGAAACGTAGAAAAAAAGATATTATTGATATATGTAAAAACACTAACTGTAAAATAAAGACAATACCAGGAATTTACGAAATTATAGATGGAAAAGTTGATATAAAACAGATTAGAGAAGTAGAGATAGAAGACTTGTTGGGTAGAGAGCCTATAAAAACAAATTTAAGAGAGATAAGTAATTACATTGAGGGAAAAGTAATCTTAATAACTGGAGGAGGAGGCTCAATTGGTTCAGAGCTTTGCAGACAGATTGCAGGATTTAATCCTAAAGAGCTTATTATAGTTGATAATTATGAAAATAATGCTTACTCAATACAACAAGAATTACTTAGAAAATATAAAAATAAATTAGATTTAAAAACAGTAATAGCATCAATAAGAGAAGAAAAAAGAATGGATGAAATATTTAATAAATATAAACCAGAAGTGGTATTTCATGCAGCAGCACATAAACATGTTCCTCTTATGGAATCGAGCCCTGGCGAAGCTATAAAGAATAATATATTTGGAACTTTAAACATAGCTGGCTTGTCTTCAAAATATAGAGCTAAGAAATTTGTCCTTATATCTACAGATAAGGCTGTAAACCCTACTAACATAATGGGAGCTACTAAAAGAGCTGCTGAAATGATTATACAGACTATGAATGCTGAAAGCCAGACTGAATTTGTTGCTGTTAGATTTGGAAATGTGCTTGGTAGTAATGGTAGTGTAATTCCACTTTTTAAGAAGCAAATTGAAGATGGCGGACCAGTGACAGTTACTCATCCAGATATTATTAGATATTTTATGACAATACCAGAAGCAGTAGGCTTAGTCATACAAGCTGGGGCTATGGCTAAAGGTGGAGAAATATTTGTACTTGATATGGGAGAACCTGTAAGAATATTGGATTTAGCAAAAAACTTAATTAAATTCAGTGGATTTGAGCCAGATGTTGATATAAAAATTGAATTTTCTGGTCTTAGACCAGGAGAAAAGTTGTATGAAGAACTACTTATGTCAGAAGAAGGTCTGTTGGATACAGAGCATAAAAAGATTTTTATTGGTAGACCAATAGATGTTGATAGAGAAAAAATAACAAAATACTTAAAACTTTTAAGAGAAATTACTAACAATGAAGAGGTTGAAAAAATAGATGGTATTATGAGGGAATTAGTGCCAACTTATATTAAACCAGAAGATGCTAATATCAAAGAAATTGCAACAACTAGAGAAAAGTAG
- a CDS encoding glycosyltransferase, whose protein sequence is MKTVCYLADGSNPHTLKWCSFFKNKGYDIHVISLNGGHMEGIKIYNFGSNVEELKNENISKKTGYLGSIKQIKKLVNEIKPDILHAQYASSYGFIGSLLGYHPYIISVWGTDIYDFPNNGFIQKQIIKHNFRKADYIFSNSRDMAKEANKYTAKHVDVTFFGVDMDRFKPMEVEKEDAFVIGIIKSLEKKYGIEYLIQAFKMLKDEYKDKKIILKIGGSGSQMDNLINLAKELGIENDVQFLGRISPENVSKTFNSFDVTVFPSLREGFGVAAIESEACEVPVIVTNVGGHPESVWENETGLIVEPKQPEEIKNAIIKLMENDELRLNMGKKGRQFVRENYEVNLNFNDIEKIYDSIFDKYKK, encoded by the coding sequence ATGAAGACTGTTTGTTATTTAGCTGATGGGTCAAATCCTCATACTTTAAAATGGTGTAGTTTTTTTAAAAATAAAGGATATGACATTCATGTAATCTCTTTAAATGGAGGTCACATGGAAGGAATAAAAATTTATAATTTTGGTTCTAATGTAGAAGAACTAAAAAATGAAAATATTTCTAAAAAAACGGGATACTTAGGTTCAATAAAGCAGATAAAGAAGCTAGTAAATGAAATAAAGCCAGATATATTGCATGCACAGTATGCAAGTAGTTATGGATTTATAGGCAGTCTACTTGGGTATCATCCATATATTATTTCTGTTTGGGGTACTGATATTTATGATTTCCCTAATAATGGTTTTATACAAAAACAAATTATAAAACATAACTTTAGAAAAGCAGACTATATCTTTTCAAATAGTAGAGATATGGCTAAAGAGGCTAATAAATATACAGCTAAACATGTAGATGTAACCTTTTTTGGAGTAGATATGGATAGGTTTAAGCCTATGGAAGTAGAAAAAGAAGACGCTTTTGTAATAGGAATTATAAAGAGTTTAGAAAAAAAATATGGAATAGAATATTTAATACAAGCATTTAAGATGCTTAAAGATGAATATAAAGATAAGAAAATAATTCTTAAAATAGGTGGCTCTGGAAGTCAGATGGACAACCTAATAAATTTAGCTAAAGAATTGGGTATAGAAAATGATGTTCAGTTTTTAGGAAGAATATCTCCAGAAAATGTAAGCAAGACTTTTAATTCTTTTGATGTAACTGTATTTCCTTCTTTAAGAGAGGGATTTGGAGTGGCAGCTATAGAATCAGAAGCATGTGAAGTACCTGTTATAGTTACAAATGTAGGAGGACATCCAGAATCTGTATGGGAAAATGAAACTGGCTTAATTGTAGAACCAAAACAACCAGAAGAAATAAAAAATGCTATAATAAAACTAATGGAAAATGATGAACTTAGACTTAATATGGGTAAGAAAGGGCGTCAATTTGTTAGAGAAAATTATGAGGTTAATTTAAACTTTAATGATATAGAAAAAATTTATGATTCTATATTTGATAAATATAAAAAATAA
- a CDS encoding UDP-glucose dehydrogenase family protein gives MYFVSMFLMPLKKEYKFYILGGKKMKIAIAGTGYVGLVTGVCLAEVGNENVVCVDVDEQKVKSMKLGIAPIYEEGLEELMVKNYNRGRIDYTTDYKKAYEDVDVILIAVGTPERSDGSANLDYIKAVAKQIAETVTKDTLVVIKSTVPIGTNEEIEDYINRNLKNDVKVELASNPEFLSQGTAVKDTLHASRIVIGVESEWAREILEEIYKPFNQPIIVTNRNSAEMIKYASNNFLALKISFMNDIANLCEIAGANIEDVALGMSYDDRIGSKFLKAGIGYGGSCFPKDTKALHWLSEHNGYELKTVKAAIEVNESQKLKLVRKASKLVESFQDMKVAVLGLTFKPDTDDIREAPSIPNIKYLLERGARVTVYDPIGVNNTKKIFGDSILYADSVDDAIEDAEICFIMTEWKDVLNYDIHKYKEKMKNPLVLDGRNCYKIKDMEELGIEYYSIGR, from the coding sequence ATGTATTTTGTTTCTATGTTTTTAATGCCATTAAAAAAAGAGTATAAGTTTTATATACTTGGAGGTAAAAAAATGAAAATAGCTATAGCTGGGACGGGATATGTAGGTTTGGTTACAGGTGTTTGTCTAGCAGAGGTAGGCAATGAAAATGTAGTCTGTGTTGATGTAGATGAACAAAAGGTTAAATCAATGAAACTTGGAATAGCACCTATATATGAAGAAGGCCTAGAAGAACTTATGGTTAAAAATTACAACAGAGGAAGAATAGATTACACTACAGACTATAAAAAAGCTTATGAAGATGTAGATGTAATATTAATAGCTGTAGGTACACCTGAGAGAAGTGATGGCTCAGCCAACCTAGATTATATAAAGGCAGTTGCAAAGCAAATAGCTGAAACTGTGACAAAAGATACTCTAGTAGTAATAAAATCTACAGTTCCAATTGGTACAAATGAAGAGATAGAAGATTATATAAATAGAAACCTAAAAAATGATGTAAAAGTAGAACTTGCATCTAATCCAGAGTTTTTATCACAAGGAACAGCAGTAAAAGATACTCTACATGCTTCAAGAATCGTTATAGGTGTAGAAAGTGAATGGGCTAGAGAAATATTAGAGGAAATCTATAAGCCTTTTAATCAACCTATAATAGTTACAAATAGAAATAGTGCTGAGATGATAAAATACGCATCAAATAACTTCTTAGCTCTTAAAATATCATTTATGAATGATATTGCAAATCTTTGTGAAATAGCAGGAGCTAACATAGAAGATGTAGCTTTAGGAATGAGTTATGATGATAGAATAGGAAGTAAGTTTTTAAAGGCGGGAATAGGATATGGTGGTTCTTGCTTTCCAAAAGACACAAAAGCTCTTCACTGGTTATCTGAACATAATGGTTATGAATTAAAAACAGTAAAAGCTGCAATAGAAGTTAATGAAAGTCAAAAACTTAAATTAGTTAGAAAGGCATCTAAGTTAGTAGAGAGCTTTCAAGATATGAAGGTTGCTGTTTTAGGTTTGACTTTTAAGCCAGATACTGATGATATAAGAGAAGCACCATCTATACCAAATATAAAATATTTGCTCGAAAGAGGGGCAAGAGTTACTGTATATGACCCAATTGGTGTAAATAATACTAAGAAAATATTTGGTGATTCTATACTTTATGCTGATTCTGTAGATGATGCGATAGAAGATGCAGAGATATGTTTTATAATGACAGAATGGAAAGATGTATTAAATTATGATATACATAAGTATAAGGAAAAGATGAAAAATCCTTTAGTCCTTGATGGAAGAAATTGTTATAAAATTAAAGATATGGAAGAGTTAGGAATTGAGTATTATTCGATAGGAAGGTAA
- a CDS encoding glycosyltransferase family 2 protein, giving the protein MNEPLVSIITPVYNSEEFLSETIKSIQNQTYKNWQLLLVDDCSKDNSSEIIKSFRKEDARIKYIKLEKNSGAAVSRNVGIKNAEGRFIAFVDSDDLWDSRKLEIQIEYMLKENVGFSFTSYRYMRQDGSKTNKVARAPKKIDYEGLLRNTIIGCSTVVIDKEIVGEFSMPLVRRGQDTATWLQLLKKEKYAYGIQEDLVNYRLVGNSISSNKIKALKRTWNTYRNVENLSLPKSLYVFCFYVFNAIKKRV; this is encoded by the coding sequence ATGAATGAGCCTTTAGTATCGATAATTACTCCTGTTTATAATTCAGAAGAGTTTTTATCAGAGACGATAAAGTCAATCCAAAATCAAACTTATAAAAATTGGCAGCTTTTATTAGTGGATGATTGTTCTAAGGACAATTCAAGTGAAATTATAAAAAGTTTTCGAAAAGAAGATGCTAGAATAAAATATATAAAGCTTGAAAAAAATTCTGGAGCTGCAGTATCTAGAAATGTTGGTATTAAGAATGCGGAAGGTCGATTTATTGCATTTGTAGATAGTGATGATTTATGGGATAGTAGAAAATTAGAGATTCAGATAGAATATATGTTAAAAGAAAATGTAGGTTTTTCTTTTACATCTTATAGATATATGAGACAAGATGGGTCAAAAACGAATAAGGTTGCAAGAGCTCCTAAGAAAATTGACTATGAAGGATTACTTAGAAATACTATAATAGGATGTTCTACAGTGGTCATTGATAAGGAGATTGTAGGAGAGTTCAGCATGCCTTTGGTAAGAAGAGGACAAGATACTGCAACCTGGTTACAGTTACTTAAAAAGGAAAAATATGCATATGGGATTCAAGAAGATTTAGTGAATTACAGATTAGTTGGAAATTCTATATCAAGTAACAAGATAAAAGCATTAAAACGAACTTGGAATACTTATAGAAATGTTGAAAATTTAAGTTTACCAAAAAGTCTATATGTATTTTGTTTCTATGTTTTTAATGCCATTAAAAAAAGAGTATAA
- a CDS encoding glycosyltransferase family A protein, whose amino-acid sequence MYKYKFTVFTPTYNRAHLLENLYNDLKAQTYDFNDFEWLIVDDGSSDSTKELVEKFISENKLNIRYIYKENGGKHTAINLGVKNADGELFFIVDSDDGLIKDSLEIANDEWDSLENKEGFSGVVGLCVYPSGDLIGTEMPEDKKICHFADLYFKYGVKGDKSIVFVTDELIKFPFPERKEVRFLPESVVWNEMSKYYKVICVNKPMIIRDYLDDGLTKNILSKNALRGRALEFLYLINQNTYPLSRYPYMWIKNYINLARYSLLSDSHYFGELRKVSDKLLYLALFPLGYYKYIGQRKLVSK is encoded by the coding sequence ATGTATAAATATAAATTTACTGTATTTACTCCGACGTATAACAGAGCTCATTTACTTGAAAATTTGTACAATGATTTAAAAGCTCAAACTTATGATTTCAATGATTTTGAATGGTTGATTGTTGATGATGGAAGTAGCGACAGTACTAAAGAGTTAGTTGAAAAATTTATATCAGAAAATAAATTAAATATAAGATATATATACAAAGAAAATGGAGGAAAACATACTGCAATAAATCTAGGTGTAAAAAATGCAGATGGAGAGCTATTTTTCATTGTAGATAGTGATGATGGTTTAATTAAAGATTCTCTTGAAATTGCTAATGATGAGTGGGATTCTTTAGAGAATAAAGAAGGATTTAGTGGAGTTGTTGGACTTTGTGTATATCCAAGTGGAGATTTGATAGGGACAGAAATGCCTGAAGATAAGAAAATATGTCACTTTGCAGACCTATATTTTAAGTATGGCGTTAAGGGAGATAAAAGCATAGTATTTGTAACTGATGAGCTTATAAAATTTCCTTTTCCAGAAAGAAAAGAAGTGAGATTTTTACCAGAAAGTGTAGTATGGAATGAAATGTCTAAATACTATAAAGTTATATGTGTAAATAAACCTATGATAATAAGAGATTATTTGGATGATGGTTTGACTAAGAATATATTAAGTAAAAATGCATTAAGAGGTAGAGCATTAGAGTTTTTATATTTAATAAATCAAAATACATATCCATTAAGTAGATATCCATATATGTGGATAAAAAATTACATAAATTTAGCCAGATACTCATTGTTGTCTGATAGTCATTATTTTGGTGAATTAAGAAAAGTATCTGATAAATTGTTGTATTTAGCATTATTCCCATTAGGATATTACAAATATATTGGACAAAGAAAATTAGTATCTAAGTAA
- a CDS encoding glycosyltransferase family 2 protein, translated as MKKNLVSIITPMYNSEKFIEATIKSVLNQTYQEWEMLIIDDCSTDNSPNIVKSYMQQDSRIKCIKTETNKGVSNARNLALSKATGQFIAFLDSDDQWNSSKLEKQVNFMLENDYVISFTSYELMDENDKKLNKVIKVPPNVDYRRLLKGNILGCLTVVIDKSKLDFEIRMSGVRHEDYVLWLSILKKGHIAHGINEVLALYRKSSNSLSGNKIKAAMWTWNIYRNIEKIPLYKAIYYFINYGINGIKKS; from the coding sequence ATGAAGAAGAATTTAGTATCTATAATTACTCCCATGTATAATTCTGAAAAATTTATTGAAGCAACCATAAAATCAGTATTAAACCAAACTTATCAAGAATGGGAAATGTTAATTATTGATGATTGCTCAACAGATAATAGTCCTAATATAGTCAAATCTTATATGCAACAGGATAGTAGAATAAAATGTATAAAGACTGAGACTAATAAGGGTGTCTCTAATGCTAGAAATTTAGCACTAAGTAAGGCAACAGGACAATTTATAGCTTTTTTAGATAGTGATGACCAATGGAATAGTAGTAAGTTAGAAAAACAAGTAAATTTTATGTTAGAAAATGACTATGTAATTTCATTTACTTCATATGAACTGATGGATGAAAATGATAAAAAATTAAACAAAGTAATAAAAGTTCCACCTAATGTAGATTATAGAAGATTATTAAAAGGAAATATCTTAGGATGTCTTACTGTTGTGATTGATAAGTCTAAATTGGATTTTGAAATAAGAATGAGTGGTGTAAGACATGAAGATTATGTTTTATGGTTATCGATATTGAAAAAAGGGCATATTGCTCATGGAATAAATGAAGTTCTAGCATTATATAGAAAATCTAGCAATTCCCTAAGTGGTAATAAAATAAAAGCTGCTATGTGGACTTGGAATATATATAGAAATATAGAAAAAATACCTTTATACAAAGCTATATACTACTTTATTAATTATGGAATAAACGGAATCAAAAAAAGTTAG